A single Penaeus chinensis breed Huanghai No. 1 chromosome 42, ASM1920278v2, whole genome shotgun sequence DNA region contains:
- the LOC125047921 gene encoding uncharacterized protein LOC125047921 produces the protein MKNGKATGPDGIPIEAWKAMGEEGIDVLWMLMGKVMDEENIPTRKCEEPPWCILYADDIVLVAETKQELQRKMEGWRTALESRGLKISRKKTKYFTTDTEGDQQSAIQIDGLNLKRVEHFKYLGAMVEMAAWEERLNIEFNVNVQESTLRWYGHLLRRNEDHVGRQAMEMEIEGNRPRGRPKTRWKDVVQKDMREKHLDEAEAVDRAVWRRLIRNGDPE, from the exons ATGAAGAACGGGAAAGCCACGGGACCAGACGGCATCCCCATAGAAGCCTGGAAAGCGATGGGAGAGGAAGGCATTGACGTGTTATGGATGCTGATGGGGAAGGTGATGGATGAGGAGAATATCCCGACA AGGAAGTGTGAAGAGCCACCATGGTGCATACTGTATGCCGATGACATCGTGTTGGTGGCGGAGACGAAGCAGGAGCtacagaggaagatggaaggatggagaacTGCATTGGAGAGTAGAGGGCTGAAGATAAGCAGGAAAAAGACAAAGTATTTCACAACGGACACAGAAGGAGATCAACAGTCAGCGATACAAATAGATGGGTTGAACCTGAAGAGAGTGGAACACTTTAAGTATTTGGGAGCGATGGTTGAGATGGCAGCATGGGAAGAGAGATTAAACATCGAATTCAATGTG AATGTTCAGGAATCAACACTGCGATGGTATGGACACCTGCTAAGAAGAAACGAAGATCATGTGGGAAGACAGGCAATGGAGATGGAAATAGAGGGAAACAGACCAAGAGGAAGGCCTAAGACCAGATGGAAGGACGTTGTTCAAAAAGATATGAGGGAGAAACATCTAGACGAGGCAGAGGCAGTGGACAGAGCTGTATGGAGAAGGCTCATTAGAAATGGCGACCCCGAGTAG
- the LOC125047920 gene encoding uncharacterized protein LOC125047920, protein MDLNIKVSRVHSTPKPRPKKIKWHRLKEQEKKEEFKERVLGQISQEIEDLNSWWNETAEFVIRAGKEILGETSGKIWKDKETWWFSDEIQRAITEKKEDKKKWEISLAERDKEEFKTKNKEAKRAVAIAKSRAYSQLYEDLDSNERQGKVFQLAKTRNKSTKDILHIKQIKDENGNIISTEQRNVKRWEQYFSKLLNEENERLVRGDANQGAVLKKYQG, encoded by the coding sequence ATGGATTTGAACATCAAGGTATCCCGAGTGCATAGCACACCGAAACCTAGACCTAAGAAGATCAAATGGCATAGattgaaggagcaggagaagaaagaagagttcAAAGAGAGAGTACTCGGGCAAATTAGCCAAGAAATTGAAGATCTAAACTCCTGGTGGAATGAAACAGCGGAATTTGTGATACGTGCAGGAAAAGAGATTTTAGGAGAAACTAGTGGAAAGATctggaaagataaagaaacttGGTGGTTCAGTGATGAAATACAACGGGCAAtaacggagaagaaagaggataagaagaaatgggaaatctCCCTagccgagagagataaagaagaatttAAGACCAAGaataaagaggcaaagagagcagTGGCCATAGCTAAGAGCAGGGCTTACAGTCAGTTGTATGAAGATCTAGACAGCAATGAAAGACAGGGAAAGGTTTTCCAACTGGCGAAGACAAGGAATAAAAGCACAAAAGATATATTACACATTAAGCAAATTAAAGATGAGAATGGAAATATAATTAGTACAGAACAACGAAACGTCAAGAGATGGGAACAGTATTTCTCTAAATTACTGAACGAGGAAAATGAGCGGCTGGTCAGAGGTGACGCTAACCAGGGTGCAGTCTTGAAAAAATATCAAGGATAG